A single window of Anaerocolumna chitinilytica DNA harbors:
- a CDS encoding lantibiotic immunity ABC transporter MutG family permease subunit — translation MKNLMNSVKAGSYKILHSKLLFLYITVPVIGIFVFCAYYSYSPWNEADKVLVFIQAIAMAFPLIISIATTMLYDQELKAGNFQNMLSVPYQKLVSHLGNLITLLLFGLFASAFTILGFGIIFRIMGFSLFSVLVYFKLSLVMFLSNVTLYILQYMICFTFGNGISLSTGIIGTLLSPLLYLGLGDIIWRYIPWGYAIRIATYYLKQYTDRNLYDTIAHDMKAGTLTVSIITIVLISIFVLWGNRWQGINTKYE, via the coding sequence ATGAAAAATTTAATGAATAGCGTTAAAGCAGGTAGCTATAAAATACTGCATTCCAAGCTATTGTTCCTATATATTACTGTACCTGTAATCGGTATATTTGTTTTCTGTGCTTATTATTCCTATTCACCTTGGAATGAGGCAGATAAAGTGTTAGTTTTTATTCAGGCAATTGCTATGGCATTTCCTCTTATAATCTCTATTGCAACAACAATGTTGTATGACCAGGAATTAAAAGCGGGTAATTTTCAGAATATGTTATCTGTTCCGTACCAAAAGCTTGTTTCACATTTGGGTAACTTAATAACACTGCTGCTATTTGGATTATTTGCAAGTGCATTTACCATACTAGGGTTTGGCATAATTTTTAGAATAATGGGTTTTTCATTATTTTCAGTTTTGGTTTATTTTAAATTATCACTCGTAATGTTTCTATCCAATGTCACCTTGTATATATTACAATACATGATATGTTTTACCTTTGGTAATGGTATATCACTTAGCACCGGTATCATTGGAACATTGTTAAGTCCGCTTTTATACTTAGGGTTAGGTGATATTATCTGGAGATATATACCCTGGGGATATGCTATTAGAATCGCAACTTATTATTTAAAACAATATACAGACAGGAATTTATATGACACTATTGCTCATGATATGAAAGCTGGTACTTTGACGGTTAGCATTATTACAATAGTTTTAATCAGTATCTTTGTGCTTTGGGGTAATCGTTGGCAAGGGATAAATACCAAATATGAATAA
- a CDS encoding response regulator transcription factor, translating into MSRILAIDDDIQILSIIKKALENEQHSVDILDRAEKVKKDYLTKYDLILLDVMMPEKDGFTICKEIRDSVDCPIIFLTAKTMDTDLIEGFAAGADDYIKKPFSLSEIRARVNAHLRREKREYHTRIISDNFKFDVSEKILYLNDEQIKLTKSEYEICEFLTRNKGQVFSLEQIIEKVFGFDFESDVSAVREHVKNIRAKLKQGGENPIETVWGIGYKWN; encoded by the coding sequence ATGTCGAGAATCCTTGCGATTGATGATGATATTCAAATCTTATCTATCATTAAAAAGGCCCTTGAGAATGAGCAGCATTCAGTTGATATACTGGATCGAGCTGAAAAAGTGAAGAAAGATTACCTAACAAAGTACGATTTGATTTTACTTGATGTTATGATGCCGGAGAAAGACGGTTTTACAATTTGTAAAGAAATTCGTGATAGTGTGGATTGTCCGATTATTTTTTTAACTGCTAAGACAATGGACACAGATCTAATTGAAGGATTTGCAGCAGGTGCGGATGATTACATAAAGAAACCATTCAGCTTATCTGAAATCAGAGCTAGAGTAAATGCTCATTTGAGACGAGAAAAAAGAGAATATCATACTCGAATCATAAGTGATAATTTTAAATTTGATGTATCCGAGAAAATACTATATTTAAATGATGAGCAAATTAAGCTAACAAAAAGTGAGTATGAAATATGCGAATTTTTAACAAGAAACAAAGGACAGGTCTTTTCTCTTGAGCAAATAATAGAAAAGGTATTTGGGTTTGATTTCGAAAGCGATGTTAGTGCGGTGAGAGAACATGTAAAAAATATACGTGCAAAACTGAAACAAGGCGGTGAAAATCCAATTGAAACAGTTTGGGGGATAGGTTACAAATGGAACTAA